In Pseudomonas sp. FP1742, the DNA window ACAGGGCGGCACCACCGAGGCCTAAGGTGTTTCGCTTGAACATGACGTCTCTATCTGGTGTCAGCGGCGGATACGGGCCTGGAGGAAAGACAGCACATCAGCGACCGGCAGCGCTTGCGCCTCGGCCTCGGTGCGGCTCTTGTATTCCAGATTGCCGTCGGCGAGGCCGCGGTCACTGACCACGATCCGGTGTGGAATGCCGATCAGCTCCATGTCCGCGAACTTGATGCCCGGGCTGGTTTTCTTGTCGCGGTCGTCCAGCAATACGTCGAAGCCGGCGGCAGTCAGCTCTGCGTAGAGCTTGTCGGTGGCTTCGCGAACCTGCTCGGTTTCATAGCGCAGCGGTACCAGAGCAACCTGGAACGGGGCCAGAGCGTCGCTCCAGATGATCCCGTTCTCGTCATTGTTCTGTTCGATGGCGGCGGCCACCACGCGGGATACGCCAATGCCGTAGCAGCCCATTTCCAGGGTCACCGGTTTGCCGTTCTCGCCCAGCACTTCGCACTTCATCGCTTTGCTGTACTTGTTGCCCAGCTGGAAGATGTGCCCGACTTCGATGCCGCGTTTGATTTCCAGGGTGCCTTTGCCGTCAGGGCTTGGGTCGCCGGAGACAACGTTGCGCAGGTCGGCGACGGTCGGAACCGGCAGATCACGCTCCCAGTTCACGCCGAAGTAGTGCTTGTCGTCGATGTTGGCACCAATGCCGAAGTCGCTCATCAACTCGACGGAACGGTCGATGATGATCGGCAGCGGCAGGTTCAGCGGGCCGAGGGAGCCGGCGCCGGCGCCAATGGCGTCGCGCAGTTCGGCTTCGGAAGCCATGACCAGCGGGCTGGCAACGCCAGGCTGGTTGGCGGCCTTGATTTCGTTCAGCTCGTGGTCGCCACGGATGATCAGGGCAATCAGCTTGCCTTTTTCTTCAGCGTGCACCACCAGGGTCTTGATGGTTTTTTCGATCGGCAGGTTGAAGCCTTCCACCAGTTGCGCGATGGTCTTGGCGTTCGGCGTGTCGACCAGGCGCAGCTCTTCAGTCGGCGCGGCACGAGTGGTTTCCCGTGGTACGGCTTCGGCTTTCTCGATGTTCGCGGCGTAGTCGGAACCGTTGCTGAAGACGATGTCGTCTTCGCCGGACTCGGCCAGCACGTGGAACTCGTGGGAACCGGCACCACCGATGGAGCCGTTATCGGCTTCAACCGGACGGAATTTCAGGCCCAGGCGGGTGAACACGTTGCAGTACGCCTGGTGCATGCGGTCGTAGGTGACCTGCAGCGATGCCTGGTCGGCGTGGAACGAGTAGGCGTCCTTCATGATGAATTCGCGGCCGCGCATCAAACCGAAGCGTGGGCGGATTTCATCACGGAATTTGGTCTGGATCTGATACAGGTTGATCGGCAGCTGCTTATAGCTGCTCAACTCGTTACGCATCAGGTCGGTGATGACTTCTTCGTGAGTCGGGCCGGCGCAGAAATCTCGCCCGTGGCGATCCTTGAAGCGCAGCAATTCAGGGCCGTATTCTTCCCAGCGACCGGATTCCTGCCACAGCTCAGCCGGTTGCGTGCTCGGCATCAACACTTCCAGAGAGCCGGCGGCGTTCATTTCTTCACGCACGATGGCTTCGACCTTGCGCATTACTCGCAAGCCCATCGGCAGCCAGGTGTACAGGCCCGAGGCGAGTTTGCGGATCATGCCGGCGCGCAGCATCAGCTGATGGCTGATGACGACCGCATCGGAAGGCGTTTCTTTCTGTGTGGCGAGCAAAAATTGACTGGTGCGCATGGTTGGCCGTTGTCGGTTGCTGATGACGAGAAATGACGGAACATTGTACGGGCGAGATCTGCCGACGTACAGGAGTGTGGGCGGCCGTGTGGCAGGAGGGCGAGAATCTGCTCACCCTCTGCGACGTTTCCTACAGCACCTTCGACTCTTCGGTGACTGGGGTCTGGGCCGGTTCTGGCGTCGGGGTCGGACCTGCGCGACGGTTTTCCTGGAACCAGTGCAAGGCGATCAGCAGCAAGGTCGGAACGCCCAGCAGGGCAGTGATCAGGAAGAAGTTGTGATAGCCGAATTTCTCCACCATGACCCCTGAATAGCCGCCGATCAGGCGT includes these proteins:
- a CDS encoding proline--tRNA ligase, whose protein sequence is MRTSQFLLATQKETPSDAVVISHQLMLRAGMIRKLASGLYTWLPMGLRVMRKVEAIVREEMNAAGSLEVLMPSTQPAELWQESGRWEEYGPELLRFKDRHGRDFCAGPTHEEVITDLMRNELSSYKQLPINLYQIQTKFRDEIRPRFGLMRGREFIMKDAYSFHADQASLQVTYDRMHQAYCNVFTRLGLKFRPVEADNGSIGGAGSHEFHVLAESGEDDIVFSNGSDYAANIEKAEAVPRETTRAAPTEELRLVDTPNAKTIAQLVEGFNLPIEKTIKTLVVHAEEKGKLIALIIRGDHELNEIKAANQPGVASPLVMASEAELRDAIGAGAGSLGPLNLPLPIIIDRSVELMSDFGIGANIDDKHYFGVNWERDLPVPTVADLRNVVSGDPSPDGKGTLEIKRGIEVGHIFQLGNKYSKAMKCEVLGENGKPVTLEMGCYGIGVSRVVAAAIEQNNDENGIIWSDALAPFQVALVPLRYETEQVREATDKLYAELTAAGFDVLLDDRDKKTSPGIKFADMELIGIPHRIVVSDRGLADGNLEYKSRTEAEAQALPVADVLSFLQARIRR